CACGACCTGGTGGTGGCGGCGGTGCTGAGCGGCAACCGCAACTTCGAGGGCCGCATCCACCCCCTCGTGCGGGCCGCGTACCTGGCGAGCCCGCCCTTGGTGGTGGCCTTCGCCCTGGCAGGGACCGTGGACGTGGACCTCACCAAGGACCCCGTGGGCTACGACCCGAACGGGCGGCCCGTGTACCTACGGGACATCTGGCCCACCACCCGGGAGGTCCAGGAACTGGTGGACCGGTACGTGAGCCCGGAGCTGTTCCGGGAGCGCTACCGCGACGTGTTCACCGGGGACGAGACGTGGCGCACCCTGCCCGTGCCCGAGGGCGACCTGTACGCGTGGGATCCTTCATCCACGTACGTGCAGGAGCCGCCCTTCTTCCAGGATCTTCCGCCCGAGCCCGCGCCGCTCCAGGACATCCGCGGTGCCCGGGTGCTGGCGGTGCTCGGGGACTCCGTGACCACCGACCACATCTCGCCCGCGGGCAGCATCCCCCCGGACAGCCCCGCGGGCCGTTACCTCATCGAGCGGGGCGTGCCGCCCGCGGAGTTCAACAGCTACGGGGCGCGGCGGGGCAACCACGAGGTGATGGTGCGGGGCACGTTCGCCAACATCCGGCTGCGCAACGCCCTCGCGGGCGGCCGGGAGGGCGGGTGGACCACCCACTTCCCCAGCGGGGATCTCGTGACGGTCTACGAGGCCGCCGAGCGCTACCGGCGGGAAGGCGTGCCGCTGCTGGTGCTGGCGGGCAAGGAGTACGGGGCCGGCAGCTCCCGCGACTGGGCGGCGAAGGGCCCCATGCTGCTCGGCGTGCGGGCGGTGATCGCGGAGAGCTTCGAGCGGATCCACCGCAGCAACCTGGTGGGAATGGGGGTGCTCCCCCTGCAGTTCGTGGATGGCCAGAACGTGCAGAGCCTGGGGCTCACGGGGCGCGAGGTGTACGACGTGGAGGGCGTCCGCGGCCTGACCCCACAGGCCCGGGTGCGCGTGCGGGCCCGGCGGGAGGACGGCGGCGAGGTGGTCTTCGAGGCCCTGGCCCGGGTGGACACGCCCACGGAGCTGGAGTACTACCGGCACGGCGGGATCCTGCCCATGGTCCTGCGCCGGCTGTTGGCCGCTTCCTGAGAGCCCTCCAGAATGCAGGCGGGGGGGCTTGTAGCCCCCCCACCGACGACCTGCGGACGGATCAGCGACGCCCCAGCTCCTCCGCGTCCAGCCGGTATACCCGCAGGCGCGCCCGCATGTACGGGTGCACCGCGCAGATGTACTCGTACTCCCCCGGCCGGGTCATCCGGAAGGTGAACCGGTCCGCGTGCTTGAGCAGCGGCGAGGCCAGCTGCGTGGGGCCGCGCAGGGCGGTGACGTTGTGCATGCCCGTGCGCTCGCCCTCCAGGAGGTCGAAGACGTCCTCGTTCACCCACGTCACCTGGGTACCCACCGGCACCTCCAGGATCTTCGGCCAGTAGCTGTTGCCCACCATGCGGACGAACGCCGCCTCGCCCGGACGGGCGCGGACCGGCACGTCCAGGTCCGAGGAGCCCACGCCGAAGGGGTCCACCACCCGCTTGGGCTTGGTGGGAAGCGGAAGGTTCGGGCCCTCCGGCCGGACCACGCCCACCCGCGGCGCGTCCTTCTTGGCACTGAGCACCCCCACCGCGCCCTTCATGGCCTGGGTGCCGAACGCGTGGGTGACCAGGAGGAAGGACCCTTCCGCGGGCACCCGCCACTCGATCACCCAGGAGTCCGTGGGCGCGGCGATGGTGGTCTGCAGGCCGCGGCTCACGTTGCTGGGGTTGCCGCCCGCGTACGCGTACTCCCAGATGCCGCCCACCGCGTGGAAGCTTCCTACGAGGTTGGGGCCCACGTTCAGGTAGTAGAACCGCACGTAGTCGCCGGGCCGCGCCTGGATGGGCTGGTTGACGTACCGGAAATTGTAACCGTTGAACATCACGTACAGGGCCCGGCCGTCCGCGAAGTCCTTGCCGCTCGCGTACACCTCGTGCTGGATCACGTACACCCGGAGGTCCGGAGGCCGGCCGAGCTCCTCCTCGAGCCGGTACCTGGTGCGCTTGGGCTCCACCACCACCATCCCGAACATCCCGCCCATGGTGTGGGCCAGGATCCCGTGGCCGCCCGGCGCGCAGTGGTACATGTACACACCGGGAAAGTCCGCCCGGAAACGCAGGGTCCGGCTCTGGCCAGCGGGGATGTTGCCCACCACCAGGGAGGTCTGGGTGTTGGCCGCGTGGATGGACAGCCCGTGCGTGATGCTGTCGGTGTTCCGCACGGTGATCTCCACGATGTCGCCCTCCTCCACCACGAGGAGCGGCCCGGGCACGCGGCCGTTCCACGTGAAGGCCCGCCACACGACCCCTTCGTCCACCACGAGGGTTTTGCGGGTGGCCACCAGCTCGAACTTCTTCGGTTGGGCAGCCGCCCGCGGGCCCGCGAACAGCAACCCTGCCACCACGAGCCCCACCAGGCCGACCACCAGCAGCCGCCGCACCGCCACCACCCCCTCACTCCACCACCAGGGTCCCCGTCATCCCGGCCTCCTTGTGGCCGGGCACGCTGCAGTAGATGAGGTAGCGGCCCTTCGCCTTGGGGGTGAAGCTCACCTCCGCGCTCTTGCCGGGCTTGAGGGGCTGGGTCTTCGCGTTGAGCTTCTCGATCACGATGTCGTGCTCGATGACCCCTTTATTTTCCAGCAGGAGCTTCACGGGCTGCCCGGCCTTCACCTTGATCTCCTTGGGCTCGAAACTGAACTCCTTGGCCACCACCTTGATCGGCTGGGGGGCTGTCCCCCCAAGCCCGCCGATGGCAAGGACCAGCACGAGCCCCACGGCCCCTAGGACCGCCGCCTTCCGCATCCCGCATCACCTCCTCCAGAGGTTTTCGGACCGGACCCAAAAATTTCGGCCCGGCCACCCGCCCCAACGCGAGCACCGGGCCAGGACTCAATGGATCCCTTCTGTCCGGATCCATTGTAAACGGAGTTTGAAGACCGTGGGCTATCGGGTCCGAACCCGATCTTGGACCTCAGGTCTTCGCCCGATGCGGATCGCGAGCGCGGCCACTCCCAGGGCGGCCCAGGCCCCCACGAGTCCCTCGGGGGAACCCGCAAGGCGCAGGGCAGAGCTCGCCAGCAGCAGTCCTCCGAGCACCGGATCGGACCACCGGGGTTCCGGAAGCCGTACGCCCACGGTACCGATCACCGCCAGGGCCACAAGCCCCCCCACCGCGTACACCGCCGCCATGAGGAAGAGCACCGCCGCATGGGAGGAACCCAGAAACTCGAGGGGGCCACCGGCCAGGGCCACCAGGGCCGCGGTGAATCCGATCCCCACGGAGGCCGCGGCCCGAAAAAGGAAAGCGAGTCCGCGCCGGGGCACGAGCCACACCGCGGCCACGGGAGCGGACAGCAGCAGGCCCCACCCCGCGGGAGTCCCGCCGAGGAGTGGCCAGAGGAAGCCTGCCCGCCACAGGGCGGGAAAGGAGGTCTGCAGGAGCCCAGTGGAGGCTTGGATCCACTCCGCCCCGGCAGCCGCCACGGCCGCCAGGGCCAGGGCAGCGTTCCCCAAGCCCGCGGCCAGGACCGAGAGGACGACCCCGGCCCACCGGGGCGCGAGCACGCGCCAAGAGGCCTCCGGCGTGGGAACCGGTTCCCTTACCCCGAACAGGAAAAACCCCGTGCTCACGTGACCGCCTACGAGGGAGGCGGCCCGGTAGATCACGAGGTAGACCCCGGGCTCAAGCGGCCGCAGGGCCACTTCCACCCTCCGTCCGTCCGCGGAGACCCGCACCGGCCCCTCGAACCTCCGGCCCTCCCGGGAGGCCACCAGGAAGGAACTCAGCTGGGGGTCCACGGGTTCGCTCATCCAGAGGACCACCCGATCCGGGGCCACCCGGTAGGAGGCTCCGGGCACGGGGAAGGAGCTCAGGCACCGCACCTGGGCTTGAGCTGGCTCTACCCCGAGCCCGAAAAGGAGCCAAAGGAGGCAGATGACCGCCCTTCTCACGGCGGCGGATACCCCGACAGCCGCGCCAGTTCCTCCAGAGGGATCACCCCCTCGTACCTGCGACCCCGGATGATCCAGGTGGGGTAGGCCCGCACGCCCGCGGCCTCACATGCCCGGGGGTTTCCTTCCGGCGAGCGGGGATCGCACTCCACGTAGGGCAGGTAGCGGGCCGCCTCCCCGAACATGCGCTTCTGCTCCGCGCAGTGCGGGCACCAGTACGCCCCGTAGAACTTGGCTCCGGAGGCCGCCAGGTGCCTCGCGAGCCCCTCCGCGTACGCGGTGGCGGCCACCTGTCGCTCGGCAATGGCGTAGCCGCCCACGACGAAGGCCAGAGCCGCCACGGCGGGCACCGCCAGGGCCGGCCAGCGCACCCCCGCGCGCCCGTACTTCCAGCTTAATCCAAGGACGGCGAAGGACAGCAGGGCGGACAGCACGCACAGGGCGCAGAAGGTCTCCAGCAGGAACCTCTGGACGCCCAGGAAGACCAGGGACGCCGCGGACCCCGCCGCGGAGACCACCAGCGCCAGCTGCCAGCGGCGTCCGGGATCCGTCCCCCACCCGGAGACCACCAGGAGGACTCCGTAGTACACCAGCCCGTACACGGGGAGCGGCACACCCAGCAGGGACGCGTAGCGGCTGGATTGGACCACCTGACAGCCGCTGCCGGCGGGGCAGAACCGGAGCTCTGCCCCGCCGGTGCCGAACCACAGGTACCCGCTCAGCAGAAACCCCGCCGCGGCCAGCAGCCCGAGGGGCCAGACGGGGAGACGATTCCCGGACCTACCGGTGCCCGCCCCCATGGTCGGACCCCTCCTCCTGGCGCACGGGCACTTGGATCCCGAGGTCCCCCGCCCGCGCAAACCGCAGCTTGAGGGGAAACCGCTCTCCCACCCGGAGAGGCCGGGTGAGCCGGATGAGCATGATGTGGTAGCCGCCAGGCTTGAGTTCCACCTTTGCCCCCCCGGGGACCTCGATGGACTCCACCTTCTCCATGCGGTGCATCCCGCCCTCCGTGCGGGTGCGGTGCAGCTCCACCGCCTCCGCCACTTCCGCCTCCGCGGCCACCAGCCGGTCCAGCTGGGAGGACCGGTTGTGGATCTCCATGTAGACCGCGCTGTTCCCGCCTCGGGTTCCCGGACGGGCCCAGGGATGCTCCACCTCGATGGCGGAGGTCGCAGCCTGGGCAAGCCCCAACGCCAGGATCAAAGCCGCCAGAAGCATTCCCGTGCGCATCCGTTCACCTCCCGGCCCGCTGGGTTCTCCGTGCCTCCCGCACCAGCAGCCGCAGGTCGTGGACGTAGTCCTCCACGGAGGTCCCGAAGTTGAACCGCAGCCGCCAGCGTCCCAGGGCGTCCACCACGGGCACGAACGCGGTGTGCCCCACCAGGTACCCCACGGCACTGTCCGGCTGGGGCACCTTCTCGTACAGGACCCCAAAGGCCCGGTAGAAAGGCCGCAGGGACTCCTCGGTCCCCACAAGCCCCACGAACTCCGGGCTAAACAGCCCCAGGTACTCCCCCACCTTCCGCGCGGTATCCCGCTCGGGATCCACGGTCACGAACACCCACCGGATTCTCCGGGCATCCTCCCCCAACTTCTCCTGCGCCCGCTTCCACTTGGCCAGGGTCCCCGGACACACATCCGGGCAGTGGGTGTACCCGAAGAAGTACACCACCACGGATCCCCGCTGATCTGCGGTCCGGAACAGCCGGCCCCGGTGGTCCCG
This genomic interval from Armatimonadota bacterium contains the following:
- a CDS encoding multicopper oxidase domain-containing protein, with amino-acid sequence MAVRRLLVVGLVGLVVAGLLFAGPRAAAQPKKFELVATRKTLVVDEGVVWRAFTWNGRVPGPLLVVEEGDIVEITVRNTDSITHGLSIHAANTQTSLVVGNIPAGQSRTLRFRADFPGVYMYHCAPGGHGILAHTMGGMFGMVVVEPKRTRYRLEEELGRPPDLRVYVIQHEVYASGKDFADGRALYVMFNGYNFRYVNQPIQARPGDYVRFYYLNVGPNLVGSFHAVGGIWEYAYAGGNPSNVSRGLQTTIAAPTDSWVIEWRVPAEGSFLLVTHAFGTQAMKGAVGVLSAKKDAPRVGVVRPEGPNLPLPTKPKRVVDPFGVGSSDLDVPVRARPGEAAFVRMVGNSYWPKILEVPVGTQVTWVNEDVFDLLEGERTGMHNVTALRGPTQLASPLLKHADRFTFRMTRPGEYEYICAVHPYMRARLRVYRLDAEELGRR
- a CDS encoding cupredoxin domain-containing protein, whose product is MRKAAVLGAVGLVLVLAIGGLGGTAPQPIKVVAKEFSFEPKEIKVKAGQPVKLLLENKGVIEHDIVIEKLNAKTQPLKPGKSAEVSFTPKAKGRYLIYCSVPGHKEAGMTGTLVVE
- a CDS encoding copper resistance protein CopC — its product is MRRAVICLLWLLFGLGVEPAQAQVRCLSSFPVPGASYRVAPDRVVLWMSEPVDPQLSSFLVASREGRRFEGPVRVSADGRRVEVALRPLEPGVYLVIYRAASLVGGHVSTGFFLFGVREPVPTPEASWRVLAPRWAGVVLSVLAAGLGNAALALAAVAAAGAEWIQASTGLLQTSFPALWRAGFLWPLLGGTPAGWGLLLSAPVAAVWLVPRRGLAFLFRAAASVGIGFTAALVALAGGPLEFLGSSHAAVLFLMAAVYAVGGLVALAVIGTVGVRLPEPRWSDPVLGGLLLASSALRLAGSPEGLVGAWAALGVAALAIRIGRRPEVQDRVRTR
- a CDS encoding vitamin K epoxide reductase family protein; its protein translation is MGAGTGRSGNRLPVWPLGLLAAAGFLLSGYLWFGTGGAELRFCPAGSGCQVVQSSRYASLLGVPLPVYGLVYYGVLLVVSGWGTDPGRRWQLALVVSAAGSAASLVFLGVQRFLLETFCALCVLSALLSFAVLGLSWKYGRAGVRWPALAVPAVAALAFVVGGYAIAERQVAATAYAEGLARHLAASGAKFYGAYWCPHCAEQKRMFGEAARYLPYVECDPRSPEGNPRACEAAGVRAYPTWIIRGRRYEGVIPLEELARLSGYPPP
- a CDS encoding copper chaperone PCu(A)C, producing the protein MRTGMLLAALILALGLAQAATSAIEVEHPWARPGTRGGNSAVYMEIHNRSSQLDRLVAAEAEVAEAVELHRTRTEGGMHRMEKVESIEVPGGAKVELKPGGYHIMLIRLTRPLRVGERFPLKLRFARAGDLGIQVPVRQEEGSDHGGGHR
- a CDS encoding SCO family protein, whose amino-acid sequence is MARSFVVLACLLVAACQSAPQFRGEVVDPPRPVPDLVARDHRGRLFRTADQRGSVVVYFFGYTHCPDVCPGTLAKWKRAQEKLGEDARRIRWVFVTVDPERDTARKVGEYLGLFSPEFVGLVGTEESLRPFYRAFGVLYEKVPQPDSAVGYLVGHTAFVPVVDALGRWRLRFNFGTSVEDYVHDLRLLVREARRTQRAGR